The genomic window TCACGTCCCCGCCCGGATCGCGCCGCATGGTGCAGGCATTGCAGCGGATGCAAGCGCCGCCGGCCTGTATCGAGTTCTACCGCGAGCACGTCGAGGCGGACGCGGTCCACGAACACGTGGTGCGCATCGACGTGGTCGGTGATCTGGTGGCCCGCGAACCCCACCTGGAATCCGACGTCGTCTTCGGAATCCGTGCGCACGCCGCAGTGGAGAATCGCTTGGCCGATGTCCTCATGGCCGCCTGGCAGCGCGGTGAGAGCTCGTTGCGCAGACCAATTGGTTAGGCGGACTGCTGCGCCTTGACCCGGCGGCATCTGCGATGGCTGGTGTCGCACAGCGGATACTCCTGACTGCGCCGACAGGTACAGATCGCCACCATGAAGCGGTCCGATTCCACCACGGCACCGTCGGGCATCTCGATCCGCGCGGGACCGGAGACGAGCACCGGCCCGTTGGGCACCACTTGTACTCGAGTGGTGCTCACGGCTTGTCCGCCCGGATCACCACGAGCTCTTCCTCCCGGCAGCCGGGGGCTATCTGACCGGTCTCCTCGAACCACGCCGCCCGCGCCGTCATCACCGGGCCGAAAGGGATCCATTCGGAGGCAACAACATAGGTGTCCAGCCCAGTGGACCGCAGAGTATCGAGCGACCGCTGAGGACCGGCCAGCGCGGAGTGCACCAGTAGCAGAGACCCGCCGTCGGACAACAGCTTTGACGCGGTTGCGCACAGCGGATCCAGCACCATCCGCCCATCCGGGCCGGCATTCCACGCCCAGGACGGGCCTGCCGCCGACGGAATCAGGTCGGTGTCATCGACCGGCGGGGTGGGCACGTAAGGCGGGTTGGACACGACGACGTCGAACGGCCCGTACTCGATCGCCCCTTCCCAAGATCCTTGCCGCACATCGACCTCGACCCCGGCGCCCGCAGCGTTGCCGCGCGAGTAGCGCACCGCGTGTGGGCAGACATCGAAGGCGGTGACGCTCGCGCAACCCATTTCGGCGGCGGATATTGCGACGAACCCTGTGCCGGTACACAAGTCGAGCACCCTGCGCTGCGGGATAAGTCCCGAACGTCGCATTGCGTCGACGAGTAGGTGTGAGTCAGATTGCGGCTGGTACACCCGATCGGCGACCAGAGAATCACCCGGCGCTGGGTAGGTGGTCGTCACATTGAGCCTTTCTCGGCACTTGCTGGGCTGTAGCCGTGGCGAGCACGGCATGGCGTTTCTAATGCCCGCAATTTACATAGTTGAAACCCACGGATTGTGCTGGTCACGCCGAGGTCGAACCCGCTGCGGCGTGCGCCAATTGCTTGACGAGCGTTGAGCAGAAGGCCTCCAGATCCTTCGGTGAGCGGCTGGTGATGAGGTTGCCGTCGACGGCGACCTCTTCGTCCACCACATTGGCACCGGCATTGCGAAGGTCGGTGCGAATGCTCGGATACGAAGTGACCGTTCGTCCGTTCACCACGCCGGCCTCGACCAACGTCCACGGACCATGGCAGATGGCGGCGACCGGCTTGCCGGATTCGACGAAATCGCGCACGAACGAGACGGCCGAATCGTCCAGTCGCAGTTTGTCTGGGTTCACGGTGCCGCCGGGCAACACCAATCCGTCATATTCGTCGACCGAGGCGTCGGACACTGTGCGGTCCACGCTGATTTGGCCGGCCGGCTCGAGATCATGCTCACGTGCCTGGATTTCGCCTTCCTTCAGCGACAGCACCTCGATCTGGGCACCCGCTTCCTGTAACACCGTGCGGGGCTGCTCCAACTCGATCTTCTCCACACCGTCCGCGGCCAGTATGGCGATCTTCTTGCCGTCCAGTTCATTTGACATTGTCGTACTCCTCTACGGATTGAGAACAACCTTGGTGCAGTTGTCTTGCTTGTGCTTGAAGATCTCGTACCCGTGCGGCGCCTGGTCGAGTTTCAGGTGGTGGCTGATGATCACGGTCGGATCGATGTCGCCGTTGCGGATCCGTTCCAGCAGGGGACGCATGTACCGCTGCACATGGCATTGGCCGGTCTTGACGGTCAGTGAGCGATTCATCAACGAGCCGATGGGAAACTTGTCCATCAGTCCACCGTAGACGCCGACGATGGACACGGTGCCGCCGTTGCGGCAGGCCATGATCGCTTCCCGAATCGCATGTGGCCGTTCGGTTTCCAGCCGCATCGCCTGCTTAACCCGGTCGTAGGCGTCCACCACCGTCACGCCGTTGCGGGCTTCCATACCGGCGGCGTCGATGCAGTGGTCGGGCCCGCGGCCGGCGGTGATGTCTTGCAGTTCGGCCAGCACCGACGTTTCCTCGAAGTTCAGCGGTGTCGCGCCGAGCTTGCGGGCAAGGTCCAGTCGGTACGGCACCCGGTCGATGGCAACGACTTTGGCCGCGCCCAACAGGTAGGCGCTCATGATGGCGAACAACCCGACCGGACCGGCGCCCCACACGGCGACGATGTCGGTGGGCTTGATGTCACACATCTCCGCGCCCATGTAACCGGTGGGCAGGATGTCGGACAAGAACAGCGCCTGGTCGTCGGTGAGATCATCGTCGATCTTCAGCGGTCCCACGTCGGCGAAGGGCACCCGCGCGTATTCGGCTTGGCCACCGGCGAATCCGCCCAGCATGTGCGAATAGCCGAACAAGCCGGCCGGCGAATGGCCCATGAACTTCTCGGCGATGCCGGCGTTGGGATTGGAGTTCTCGCATAGCGAGTACAGGTCGCGCTCGCATGCCGAACAAGCTCCACAGGCAATGGGGAACGGCACCACGACCCGATCGCCGACCGCCAAATTGGTCACCGCCTTGCCGACTTCCACGACCTCGCCCATGAATTCATGCCCGAGCACATCGCCGTGCTTCACCGTCGGGATGTAGCCGTCGTAGAGGTGTAGGTCCGAACCGCAGATGGCGGTCGAGGTGACGCGGACAATGGCGTCGCGGTCGTTGAGGATGGTGGGGTCCGGAACCGTTTGTACCTCAACACTATTGCGCCCGGTATAGACGTTGGCCTTCATTTCTGCGCTCCTTCGCCTGCCGGTTGCGCCTTCTGCTGATGCATCTGCCGGAATGCGACGGTCCCGTCCGGTGAACCGTCGGAACGCAGTACTTGGCCAGTTTCCATGATCTGCTTGAAGCGGCGCAGGTCGTCGTTGACCTGCTGGTCGGGCGACTCACCCAGTAGCGTTGCCGCGGCTTTGCCCAGCGCGCCGCCCGGCAGGTGATAGCCGATCATCACCCGGACCTCGGTACCTTCCCCCGAGGCGTCGGGCCGGAACTCGACGCTGCCGCCATTCTCAATTCCCGAGCCCGGCAATGACTGCCACGCGATGCGTTGGTTCGGTTCGTCCTCGGTGATCTGCGCATCCCAGTGCACGGGCTGCCCGACCGGCGATTTGGCCACCCAGTGCGAACGGCCGTCCGGGCCGGCCGAGACCGACTCCAGGTGGTACATGAAGCTGGGCAGGTTTTCCAGATTGCGCCAGAAACCGTAGACGTCCTGCGGTGAGCGCCGTACGGTGACAGCGGCGCGCAAGGTGTGGTGACGGGTGGCTCCCGCGTGGCGGCCTCCCCCCGCCGCGCCACCAGAGCCTGTGGTGCGCAGCGCGGCGTACAGATCGGCGGCGCCGATGGCGGTCAGGGCGACCGCGGTGATGGTGCCCCGCCTGCGCCGGCCCCGCCCGCGCCGGACCACACCGGCCGCAAGCATCGCGACGTCGAGCACGTCGCCGGCCACGCGGGTCCACACCAACTTTTCCGACCCGAGCAACAGCGCTGTGCCGTGGCCGCATTCGCGCACTCCCAGCACGCGCGTCACCAGACGAGACCGCTGCGTGTCGTCCACGCCGGCCAGCGCGGTGACTTTTCCGGGCGCCAGCACCTCGGTGAGGCCGAGGCCCAGACTGGCCACGCCAAGCCCTTTCACCAGCTTCGTCGTCGTGCTCGCCCCAGTGTCATTCATTTATAAGCTCCTTGCGCTGCCGGACACTCGCCGACGACAACTCCGGCGGTCTCACTCGATCCGGGTCGTGGTCCAGGCCCAGCCGTCCTTCGTATTTCGGACCCATACCCCTGCGGCAATTGACCAAACGTCAACTCGACGCCGCGCGCAGTTTCTCCAGCAGCGGTTCGGCGGCCTCTTTCAAGAATTGGTCCTGATTCGGTCCGCCGATCTGGATGAGGGCGATATCGGAGAAGCCGGCCTCCCAGTACGGCCGCACGCCCTCCACGATCGCGTCCAGGTCCGGTCCACAGGGAATGCTCTCGGCGACGTCTTCGGGCCGCACGAACTGCGTCGCACCGGCGAATCCCGCGGGCGTCGGCAGGTCGGCATTGACCGCCCATCCACCGGCGAACCAGCGGAATTGGTCGTGCGCCCGCTGGACGGCGGCGTCACGGTCGGGGTCCCAGCACACCGGAATCTGGCCGATGACCCGTCCGGCGCCGGGCCAGCCACCGCTTTGTCTCGCGATGTGCCAGGCGTCGACCAGTTCTTTGTCGGGTTGCACGGCGACGAGGTGGTCGGCGAGTTTGCCGAATTTGTCCACGCCCCGCTGCCCGGCCATCGCCACCGCGATCGCGGGAGGGATGTCGGGCACGTCCCACAACCGGGCGGAGTCGACCTGGAAGTACTCGCCGCGCCAGTCGACCAGGTCGCCGCCGAACAGTTCACGGATGATCTTGATCGCTTCGCGCAGCATGTCTTGCCTGCGCTCGACGGTCGGCCAGCCTTTGCCGACGACGTGTTCGTTGAGGTTTTCGCCGCTACCCAACCCGAGGGTGAATCGTCCGTCGGAAAGGATCTGCACGGTGGCCGCCTGCTGCGCCACGATCGCCGGGTGATACCGCATCGTCGGGCAGGTGACGTAGGTGTACAGGTCCACCCGTTCGGTCGCGTGCGCCACCGCGCCCAGCACCGCCCAGGCATTGGGAGCATGGCCCTGCGATGTCAGCCACGGCGAGAAGTGGTCGCTGCACACTTCGAAGTCGAAGCCCCGCTCCTCGGCCGAAACCGCGTCGCGCACAAGCTCTTTGGGGCCGGTCTGTTCTGTCATGAGGGTATAGCCGAAACGCGCCATAACCCCCCGAGTACCCCGTGGCGGCGAGGCTAAAGCCGGTCTTTTACGGCCGCGGACAGTCGCGCCCCGTCGGCTTTGCCTTCGGCGATCGCCGTGGCCATCTTCATCACCAGACCCATCTCCTTCATGCTGGGCCGCTGCCCGATCTGTTCGGCAACCTGGGCGATCGCGGTGTCGGCCACGTCGGCCAACTCCGCCTCGGTGAGCGGTGTGGGCAGGTATTGGTCGATGATGCGGGCCTCGGCGTGCTCATTGGCGGCCAACTCGCCCCGGCCGTTCTGCGTGTAGATCTCGGCCGCCTCGCCGCGCTTGCGAGATTCCCTGGCCAGCACCTTGAGCACTTCTGCGTCGGAGAGTTCCTTGGCCTGCTTGCCCGAGACTTCCTCGTTCTGGATCGCGGCCAGCACCATGCGCAGGGTCGCGGTGCGCAGCTTGTCCTGCGTCTTCATCGCCTCGGTCAGATCCGACCGGAGCCGGGATTTGAGTTCCGCCATGGCTGAGACGCTACGCGCCGGGACGCCACGCGATCGAGTGCTGAGCACCGGACTCGCCCGCCGGGCCCACATTGTGAAATGCCCCGGCCGCCGACAGGATGGAGGCCATGACGAACGACGACGGGCGCCGCACCCGGTGAGCACGCCGCCGCCTGGCTATCCGGTTGGCCAGCCGCCCGTCCCTCCGGCGTACGGCGTCCCGCCGGCCTACGGACCGCCGCCGGCTTATGGCCCGCCCCCGGCGTACGGGCCGCCGCCCGCGCATGGCGCGCCATACGGTCCCCCCACTTACGGGGCTGTGCCGCCTTACGGGCCGGCTTACGGCGCTGTGCCGCCTTACGGGCCGGCTTACGGCCCTGTGCCGCCTTCTGGGCCGGCTTACGGCCCTGTGCCCGGTTATGGTGCGCAGTACGGTCCACCGCTCATCCCAGGCGCGGCCAAGCCGGGCATCATCCCGCTGCGACCGTTGACGCTCAGCGACATCTTCAACGGCGCTGTGGGCTACATCCGGACCAATCCCAAGGCGACGCTCGGCCTGACCGCCATGGTGGTCGTGGTCATGCAGGTCATCACGTTGCTGGCCACGCTCGGACCGTTGGCCGCCTACGGCAACTTGAGCGACAGCCGCCCAGACGAATTGACCGGCGGCGTCGTGGGAACGTGGTTGGCCTCGATCGCCGGGGGCCTGCTGGTGACCTGGCTGGGCGGAATGCTGCTCAGCGGGATGCTCACCGTCATCGTCGGGCGGGCGGTGTTCGGGTCGCCGATCACAGTGCGGGAGGCATGGGCCAAGGTCCGCGGTCGCCTGCTCGCGTTGCTCGGGCTGGCCCTGATCGAAGCCGCCGGGCTGGTGGCGCTGGTCGGGCTGGTCATCGTGATCCTGGTCGGTGTGGGAGTGGCCGCCAACGGAGCCGCCGCGGTGCTGCTGGGGTTCCCGCTGCTGCTGGCGGTGGGGTTGCTGCTGGCCTACCTGTACACCGTGCTGCTGTTCGCCCCGGTACTGATCGTGCTGGAAAGGCTGCCGGTCCTCGACGCCATCAGCCGGTCGTTCGCGCTGGTGAGGAACGGCTTCTGGCGGGTGCTGGGCATCCGACTGCTGACGGCGCTGGTGGTGGGTGTGGTCGGTGGGGCCGTTTCGGCGCCGTTCAGCCTCGTCGGCCAGTTGATGACCGCCGCCGGCGGGTCGACCGCCATGCTGCTCGTCGGCACCACGTTGAGCAGCATCGGCGGCGCGATCAGCCAGATAATCACCGCGCCGTTCACCGCCGGAGTGGTCGTGCTGCTCTACATGGATCGGCGGATGCGCGCTGAAGCGTTCGACCTGGTTCTGCAGACCGGCGCGGCCGGCGGCCCGGCCGCGGTGGAGTCCACCGACAACCTATGGCTCACGAGACCGGTTTAGGGGCCTACGGATAGTGCCTTCCATCGACATTGACCGCGATGCCGCCCATCAGGCCGCGCAGCGTGAGCTCAACAAACCCATCTACCCAAAGGACTCCCCCGCCAAGGCGTTCAGCGACTGGATCAATGAGCTGCTGTACCGGTTGCTGGAGAAGGGCTCGCAGGTGTCCGGCGGGTGGTTCACCGTCACCGTGCTGCTCATCTTGCTCGTGATCGCCGTCATCGTCGGCGTCCACATCGCGCGCAACACCATGCGGACCCACCGCGGCGGTGACCATCAACTCTTCGACGCCGGTCAGCTCACCGCAGCGCAGCACCGAGCCACCGCGGAAAGCTATGCCGCCGAGGGTAACTGGGCCGCGGCGATCCGGCACCGGTTGCGCGCCGTCGCTCGCCAGCTCGAAGAGACCGGGGTGCTCGATCCGACACCTGGGCGCACCGCCAACGAGTTGGCTTCCGATGCCGGCGCGGCCATACCCCACCTAGCGGGCGAATTGGCCGAAGCGGCAACCGCATTCAACGACGTCACATACGGCGAACGGCCCGGTACCCAAGCCGCCTACCAGATGATCGCCGACCTCGACGACCACCTGCGATCCCGCACACCGGCCACGCACTCAGCGGGCCACAAACTCATCGCCCCGGATTCATGGGCGCAAGTCCGGTGACCGCCGCCCGGGTGGAACCGGCGCAGCGCCGTCGGCCGTGGCGGGCGATCCTGCTGGCGCTGGCGGCAATCACCGTGGTCGCCGCCCTCACCACGTACCTGACCGCACCGCGACCCGGCGGGACGATGGACCCCGAATCCACCAGTTCGTCCGGCGCGCACGCCCTGGTGACGCTGCTGCGTGACGCCGGGGTGGAGGTCGTGGTGGCCAACACCGTCGCCGACGTGGAGAACGCCGCGCGTCCCGACACGCTGCTGTTGGTGGCCCAGAGTCAATACCTCACCGACACGGCGCTTCTCGACCGCCTGGCGAAAGCACCCGGTGACCTGTTGCTCGTCGACCCCACCTCGCGAACCCGCGCGGCACTCACCCCGGGCCTGCGCATCGGATCCGCCGATCCTTTCGACAGTCAGCCCAATTGTTCGCTGCGCGAAGCCACCCGGGCCGGACCGGTCAGCTTCGGACCGAGCGACACCTACGAGGCCAGCGGCAATATCCCGGTGACCAGTTGCTACGGCGGTGCACTGGTCCGCTATCGGGACTCGGGTAGCACCGGCACCCGAACCGTTACCGTCGTGGGCAGCAGCAAGTTCATGACCAATGACGGACTGCTCCAGGCGGGCAATGCGGCGCTGGCGATGAACCTCGTGGGCGACCGCCCCCGGGTGATCTGGTTCGCACCGCAGCGCATCGAAGGCGAGAAGTCCTCTGCCACCTCGATTTTCGACCTGATTCCGGCGAACGTGACCTGGATGGTCTGGCAGCTGTGGCTGGTGGTCATCCTGGTGGCGCTGTGGAAGGGTCGCCGAGTCGGTCCGCTGGTGGCCGAGGAGCTGCCCGTCGTGGTGCGCGCCTCGGAGACCGTGGAGGGCCGCGGCCGGCTCTACCGGTCGCGGCGGGCCCGCGACCGCGCCGCCGACGCGTTGCGGACCGCGACATTGCAGCGCCTGGTGCCCCGCCTCGGCGTCGGCGCGGGCGCGGCACCGCCGGCGGTGGTGGCAACGATCGCCCAGCGCAGCGGCGCCGATCCGGAGTTCGTCCGCTACCACCTCTTCGGCCCGCCACCGGCCACCGACAGCGACTTGCTACAACTTGCCCGTGCGCTCGACGACATCGAAAGGCAGGTCACCCACTCGTGACACAGTCCCCGCCCGCCCAGACGCCGACCGCCGACTCGGCGCGTGAGGCGCTGCTGTCGCTACGCACCGAGATCGCCAAGGCCGTCGTCGGACAGGACGGAGTGATCAGCGGCCTGGTCATCGCGCTGCTGTGCCGCGGCCACGTGCTGTTGGAAGGCGTTCCCGGCGTGGCGAAAACGCTGATGATCCGTGCCCTGTCCGCGGCCTTGCAGCTGGAGTTCAAGCGGGTGCAGTTCACTCCCGACTTGATGCCCGGTGACGTCACCGGATCGCTGGTCTACGACGCGCGCACCGCCGAGTTCGCCTTCCGACCCGGACCGGTGTTCACCAACTTGATGCTGGCCGACGAGATCAACCGCACGCCGCCCAAGACGCAGGCGGCGCTGCTCGAGGCCATGGAGGAGCGTCAGGTCAGCGTCGACGGCGAGCCCAGAGCGCTGCCGGACCCGTTCATCGTCGCCGCCACGCAAAACCCGATCGAATACGAGGGCACCTACCAGTTGCCCGAAGCCCAACTCGACCGGTTCCTGCTCAAGCTGAATGTCAGCCTGCCGGCCCGCGACGCCGAGATCGCCATCCTGGGCCGGCACGCACACGGCTTCGATCCCCGCGATCTGTCCGGGATCAGTCCGGTCGCCGGACCGGCCGAACTGGCCGCCGGCCGCGAGGCGGTGCGCCAGGTGCTGGTCGCCGACGAGGTGCTGGGTTACATCGTCGACATCGTCGCGGCCACCCGCTCCTCGCCCGCGCTGCAGTTGGGAGTGTCGCCGCGCGGGGCGACCGCGCTGTTGGGCACCGCACGGTCGTGGGCCTGGCTGTCCGGGCGTACCTACGTCACTCCCGACGACGTCAAGGCCATGGCCCGTCCGACGCTGCGGCACCGGGTGATGTTGCGGCCCGAAGCCGAGCTGGAAGGCGCCACGCCCGACGGTGTGCTGGACGGCATCCTGGCCTCGGTGGCGGTGCCCCGCTAGTGGTCCTGACCGGACGCACCGGCTTACTGGCGCTGCTGTGTGTGCTGCCGATCGCAGTGTCACCGTGGCCGGCAAGGGCTTTCGCGGTCCTGCTGGTGGTGCTGGCGGCGGCTGTGGCCGTCGACGTCGGGTTGGCGGCGAGTACTCGCAACCTGCGTTATGCCCGGTCGCCGGACTCTTCGGCACGCCTGGGCCAGCCGGTGGACGCCGGCTTGGAGATCCACAACGACGGACGGCGCCGGTTTCGCGGTCAGGTGCGCGACGCCTGGCCGCCGAGCGCGCGGGCGCAGCCGCGTACCCACCGGCTCACCCTGCCCGCCGGCGGACACCAGCGGGTGGACACCGCACTGCGGCCGGTGCGTCGCGGCGACCAGCGTGCCGCGGTGGTCACCGCGCGCTCGATCGGTCCGCTGGGCCTGGCAGGACGGCAGGGCTCGCAGTCGGTGCCCGGCACGGTGCGGGTGTTGCCGCCCTTCCTGTCGCGCAAGCACCTGCCGTCGCGGTTGGCCAAACTTCGCGAGATCGACGGATTGCTGCCCACGCTGATCCGCGGGCAGGGAACCGAATTCGATTCGCTGCGTGAGTATGTCGTCGGTGACGACGTTCGCTCCATCGACTGGCGCGCGACCGCCCGGCGCGCCGACGTCATGGTTCGCACCTGGCGGCCCGAACGCGACCGGCGGGTGGTCATCGTGCTCGACACCGGACGCATGGCCGCGGGACGAGTCGGCGTGGACCCCACCGCCGCCGACCCCGCCGGCTGGCCCCGGCTGGATTGGGCCATGGACGCCGCCCTCCTGCTGGCGGCCCTGGCGTCCCGCGCCGGGGACCATGTCGATTTCCTTGCCCACGACCGGGTCAGCCGGGCCGGCGTGTTCGGCGCGTCGCGCACCGAACTACTGGCCCAGCTGGTCAACGCGATGGCCCCGCTCGAGCCGGCCCTCGTCGAATCCGATTGGCGCGCAATGGTTGCCACCATCGCGCGGCGCACCCGGCGGCGCTCGCTGGTGGTGTTGCTGACCGACCTCAATGCCACCGCGCTCGACGAGGGGCTGCTGCCCGTGCTGCCGCGGTTGTCAACCAAGCATCACGTGCTGGTCGCCGCGGTCGCTGACCCCCGCGTCGACGAGTTGGCCCTCGGACGTTCCGACGCGGCAGCGGTCTACGACGCTGCAGCGGCCGAACGAGCCCGCAACGACCGGCGCGCTATCGCCTCGCGACTGCGCCGCGACGGCGTCGAGGTGGTGGACGAACCGCCCACCGAACTGGCGCCCGGTCTGGCCGACCGCTATTTGGCGATGAAGGCGACGGGGCGGCTGTAACGCTGCCCCGCGTCAGGCGGTCGGCACGACGTCGGGGGCGTCTTCGATGTCGCCGGTTTCCCCCGCCCGGGCGGCGCGGCGACCGAAGTAGACGACGTAGGACAGGAACGCCGC from Mycobacterium kubicae includes these protein-coding regions:
- a CDS encoding DUF4350 domain-containing protein, with amino-acid sequence MGASPVTAARVEPAQRRRPWRAILLALAAITVVAALTTYLTAPRPGGTMDPESTSSSGAHALVTLLRDAGVEVVVANTVADVENAARPDTLLLVAQSQYLTDTALLDRLAKAPGDLLLVDPTSRTRAALTPGLRIGSADPFDSQPNCSLREATRAGPVSFGPSDTYEASGNIPVTSCYGGALVRYRDSGSTGTRTVTVVGSSKFMTNDGLLQAGNAALAMNLVGDRPRVIWFAPQRIEGEKSSATSIFDLIPANVTWMVWQLWLVVILVALWKGRRVGPLVAEELPVVVRASETVEGRGRLYRSRRARDRAADALRTATLQRLVPRLGVGAGAAPPAVVATIAQRSGADPEFVRYHLFGPPPATDSDLLQLARALDDIERQVTHS
- a CDS encoding DUF4129 domain-containing protein, giving the protein MPSIDIDRDAAHQAAQRELNKPIYPKDSPAKAFSDWINELLYRLLEKGSQVSGGWFTVTVLLILLVIAVIVGVHIARNTMRTHRGGDHQLFDAGQLTAAQHRATAESYAAEGNWAAAIRHRLRAVARQLEETGVLDPTPGRTANELASDAGAAIPHLAGELAEAATAFNDVTYGERPGTQAAYQMIADLDDHLRSRTPATHSAGHKLIAPDSWAQVR
- a CDS encoding SRPBCC family protein — translated: MNDTGASTTTKLVKGLGVASLGLGLTEVLAPGKVTALAGVDDTQRSRLVTRVLGVRECGHGTALLLGSEKLVWTRVAGDVLDVAMLAAGVVRRGRGRRRRGTITAVALTAIGAADLYAALRTTGSGGAAGGGRHAGATRHHTLRAAVTVRRSPQDVYGFWRNLENLPSFMYHLESVSAGPDGRSHWVAKSPVGQPVHWDAQITEDEPNQRIAWQSLPGSGIENGGSVEFRPDASGEGTEVRVMIGYHLPGGALGKAAATLLGESPDQQVNDDLRRFKQIMETGQVLRSDGSPDGTVAFRQMHQQKAQPAGEGAQK
- a CDS encoding DUF58 domain-containing protein, whose translation is MVLTGRTGLLALLCVLPIAVSPWPARAFAVLLVVLAAAVAVDVGLAASTRNLRYARSPDSSARLGQPVDAGLEIHNDGRRRFRGQVRDAWPPSARAQPRTHRLTLPAGGHQRVDTALRPVRRGDQRAAVVTARSIGPLGLAGRQGSQSVPGTVRVLPPFLSRKHLPSRLAKLREIDGLLPTLIRGQGTEFDSLREYVVGDDVRSIDWRATARRADVMVRTWRPERDRRVVIVLDTGRMAAGRVGVDPTAADPAGWPRLDWAMDAALLLAALASRAGDHVDFLAHDRVSRAGVFGASRTELLAQLVNAMAPLEPALVESDWRAMVATIARRTRRRSLVVLLTDLNATALDEGLLPVLPRLSTKHHVLVAAVADPRVDELALGRSDAAAVYDAAAAERARNDRRAIASRLRRDGVEVVDEPPTELAPGLADRYLAMKATGRL
- a CDS encoding HemK2/MTQ2 family protein methyltransferase; translation: MTTTYPAPGDSLVADRVYQPQSDSHLLVDAMRRSGLIPQRRVLDLCTGTGFVAISAAEMGCASVTAFDVCPHAVRYSRGNAAGAGVEVDVRQGSWEGAIEYGPFDVVVSNPPYVPTPPVDDTDLIPSAAGPSWAWNAGPDGRMVLDPLCATASKLLSDGGSLLLVHSALAGPQRSLDTLRSTGLDTYVVASEWIPFGPVMTARAAWFEETGQIAPGCREEELVVIRADKP
- a CDS encoding zinc-dependent alcohol dehydrogenase, with translation MKANVYTGRNSVEVQTVPDPTILNDRDAIVRVTSTAICGSDLHLYDGYIPTVKHGDVLGHEFMGEVVEVGKAVTNLAVGDRVVVPFPIACGACSACERDLYSLCENSNPNAGIAEKFMGHSPAGLFGYSHMLGGFAGGQAEYARVPFADVGPLKIDDDLTDDQALFLSDILPTGYMGAEMCDIKPTDIVAVWGAGPVGLFAIMSAYLLGAAKVVAIDRVPYRLDLARKLGATPLNFEETSVLAELQDITAGRGPDHCIDAAGMEARNGVTVVDAYDRVKQAMRLETERPHAIREAIMACRNGGTVSIVGVYGGLMDKFPIGSLMNRSLTVKTGQCHVQRYMRPLLERIRNGDIDPTVIISHHLKLDQAPHGYEIFKHKQDNCTKVVLNP
- a CDS encoding AAA family ATPase — protein: MTQSPPAQTPTADSAREALLSLRTEIAKAVVGQDGVISGLVIALLCRGHVLLEGVPGVAKTLMIRALSAALQLEFKRVQFTPDLMPGDVTGSLVYDARTAEFAFRPGPVFTNLMLADEINRTPPKTQAALLEAMEERQVSVDGEPRALPDPFIVAATQNPIEYEGTYQLPEAQLDRFLLKLNVSLPARDAEIAILGRHAHGFDPRDLSGISPVAGPAELAAGREAVRQVLVADEVLGYIVDIVAATRSSPALQLGVSPRGATALLGTARSWAWLSGRTYVTPDDVKAMARPTLRHRVMLRPEAELEGATPDGVLDGILASVAVPR
- a CDS encoding LLM class F420-dependent oxidoreductase, translating into MARFGYTLMTEQTGPKELVRDAVSAEERGFDFEVCSDHFSPWLTSQGHAPNAWAVLGAVAHATERVDLYTYVTCPTMRYHPAIVAQQAATVQILSDGRFTLGLGSGENLNEHVVGKGWPTVERRQDMLREAIKIIRELFGGDLVDWRGEYFQVDSARLWDVPDIPPAIAVAMAGQRGVDKFGKLADHLVAVQPDKELVDAWHIARQSGGWPGAGRVIGQIPVCWDPDRDAAVQRAHDQFRWFAGGWAVNADLPTPAGFAGATQFVRPEDVAESIPCGPDLDAIVEGVRPYWEAGFSDIALIQIGGPNQDQFLKEAAEPLLEKLRAASS
- a CDS encoding type 1 glutamine amidotransferase domain-containing protein, with translation MSNELDGKKIAILAADGVEKIELEQPRTVLQEAGAQIEVLSLKEGEIQAREHDLEPAGQISVDRTVSDASVDEYDGLVLPGGTVNPDKLRLDDSAVSFVRDFVESGKPVAAICHGPWTLVEAGVVNGRTVTSYPSIRTDLRNAGANVVDEEVAVDGNLITSRSPKDLEAFCSTLVKQLAHAAAGSTSA
- a CDS encoding GatB/YqeY domain-containing protein — its product is MAELKSRLRSDLTEAMKTQDKLRTATLRMVLAAIQNEEVSGKQAKELSDAEVLKVLARESRKRGEAAEIYTQNGRGELAANEHAEARIIDQYLPTPLTEAELADVADTAIAQVAEQIGQRPSMKEMGLVMKMATAIAEGKADGARLSAAVKDRL
- a CDS encoding CDGSH iron-sulfur domain-containing protein, whose product is MSTTRVQVVPNGPVLVSGPARIEMPDGAVVESDRFMVAICTCRRSQEYPLCDTSHRRCRRVKAQQSA